Proteins encoded in a region of the Terriglobales bacterium genome:
- a CDS encoding amidohydrolase — MKLLSVAQNRPAADLIITNGKLYTVDRSRPRAEALAVIGERIVAVGTATDIDQWRGPGTRVIDARERLVLPGFNDAHTHFMDGGFQLDNVQLKDADSPQEFARRIGERARHTPKGEWILGGDWDEEKWNPPQLPGKELIDPVTPHTPVLVNRYDGHEVLANSMALKLAGITAQTPDPPGGTILRDAQGNPTGILKDAAMDLAGRKVPTFSHDRLLHAAKRALNYAAVLGVTSVQEMAGMGEDLGDNIRIYGELQERGELTSRIYVAQPLERWQDEAKLGIRHAYGSSRLQVGALKMFADGSLGSRTAYFFQPYSDDPKNRGLLTEGMQPLSKVRSWLMNADDAGLQVCMHAIGDQAISITLDLFGEVQRLHGDGDRRWRIEHAQHLAQKDFDRFAALKVIASVQPYHAIDDGRWAERRIGPERIKTTYGFRSLLDHGVRLALGTDWTVAPLNPMLTLYAAVTRATLDGKNPDGWVPEQKITLAEAIEAYTLGSAYAEFQENEKGSLTPGKLADVIILSDDLFAINPKNIPDVKVVTTVVGGRVVWNKE, encoded by the coding sequence ATGAAGTTGCTGTCTGTCGCCCAAAACCGCCCCGCCGCCGACCTGATCATCACCAACGGCAAGCTCTACACCGTCGACAGGTCGCGCCCGCGCGCTGAAGCCCTCGCCGTCATCGGAGAGCGCATCGTCGCCGTCGGCACCGCCACCGACATTGACCAGTGGCGCGGTCCGGGGACCCGCGTCATCGACGCGCGCGAGCGTCTTGTTCTGCCTGGCTTCAACGATGCCCACACTCACTTCATGGATGGCGGCTTTCAGCTCGACAATGTCCAGCTCAAGGACGCCGACTCTCCCCAGGAATTCGCCCGCCGCATCGGCGAGCGCGCCCGGCATACTCCCAAGGGAGAGTGGATCCTCGGCGGCGATTGGGACGAGGAGAAATGGAATCCGCCGCAGCTTCCGGGCAAGGAGTTGATCGACCCGGTGACACCGCACACGCCGGTGCTCGTCAATCGCTACGACGGTCACGAGGTCCTGGCCAATTCGATGGCGCTGAAGCTGGCCGGCATCACCGCGCAAACCCCTGATCCACCCGGCGGAACCATTCTTCGCGACGCGCAAGGCAATCCAACCGGAATTTTGAAAGACGCCGCGATGGACCTGGCGGGCAGGAAGGTTCCCACTTTTTCGCATGATCGCCTGCTGCACGCAGCCAAACGCGCGCTGAATTATGCCGCCGTGCTGGGTGTCACCAGCGTGCAGGAAATGGCGGGCATGGGCGAAGATCTTGGCGACAACATCAGGATTTACGGTGAGCTGCAGGAGAGAGGCGAACTCACCTCTCGAATTTACGTTGCCCAGCCGTTGGAGCGCTGGCAGGACGAGGCCAAACTCGGCATCCGCCATGCCTACGGCTCATCTCGTCTGCAAGTCGGAGCCCTCAAAATGTTCGCCGACGGCTCGCTTGGCTCCAGAACCGCCTACTTCTTTCAGCCTTACAGCGACGACCCGAAGAACCGCGGCCTGCTCACCGAAGGCATGCAGCCGTTGTCCAAAGTCCGCTCCTGGCTGATGAATGCCGACGATGCCGGCTTGCAGGTTTGCATGCACGCGATCGGAGACCAGGCGATCTCCATTACACTGGACCTATTCGGCGAGGTTCAGCGTCTCCACGGCGATGGCGACCGGCGCTGGCGAATCGAGCACGCCCAGCACCTGGCACAAAAAGATTTTGACCGCTTCGCCGCGCTCAAGGTCATCGCCTCCGTGCAGCCCTACCACGCCATCGACGACGGCCGCTGGGCGGAGCGGCGCATCGGACCTGAGCGCATCAAGACAACGTACGGCTTTCGCAGCTTGCTCGACCACGGAGTGCGGCTTGCCCTCGGCACCGACTGGACCGTCGCGCCGCTAAACCCCATGCTCACCCTGTACGCGGCCGTCACGCGCGCAACCCTGGACGGCAAGAACCCCGATGGCTGGGTGCCGGAACAGAAGATCACGCTCGCGGAGGCCATCGAGGCCTACACCCTGGGTTCTGCCTATGCTGAATTTCAGGAGAACGAAAAGGGCTCGCTCACGCCCGGCAAACTTGCCGATGTCATCATCCTCAGCGACGATCTTTTCGCCATCAACCCGAAGAATATTCCCGACGTGAAGGTAGTTACCACGGTGGTGGGCGGCCGGGTGGTTTGGAACAAGGAGTAG
- a CDS encoding NAD(+)/NADH kinase: MKTVAIVSKPEKPELEQLVPKILQWLREHGYERVWADRETAAYVSGLDPIERNDIADKKPDFVLVLGGDGTLLSAARAVAPNNIPILGANLGSLGFLTEVPLDELWETLEAVDQQRCSFETRKMLNCRLMRDGKAVASYDCLNDAVVNKSAIARLVSFDLYLDNVFVSNYKADGVIISTPTGSTAYALAAGGPILMPSVDAVVIVPVCPHSLTHRPIVVKDTVEIEISVKSAGEEAYLSIDGQVGVPLSDDDRIRCRKSEYHTTLLRMRKTFFDVLRTKLKLGMR, encoded by the coding sequence ATGAAGACCGTCGCCATCGTATCGAAGCCGGAAAAGCCTGAACTCGAGCAACTCGTGCCCAAGATCCTGCAGTGGTTGCGCGAGCATGGCTATGAGCGTGTCTGGGCGGACCGCGAAACCGCGGCGTACGTCTCCGGGTTGGACCCCATCGAGCGCAACGACATTGCGGACAAGAAGCCGGACTTCGTGCTGGTCCTGGGCGGCGACGGCACACTGCTTTCCGCAGCGCGAGCGGTTGCCCCCAACAACATTCCCATTCTCGGCGCCAATCTTGGTTCGCTGGGGTTTCTGACGGAAGTTCCGCTCGACGAACTTTGGGAAACGCTAGAGGCCGTTGACCAGCAGCGCTGCTCCTTCGAAACCCGCAAGATGCTGAACTGCCGGTTGATGCGCGACGGCAAAGCGGTGGCCAGCTACGACTGCCTCAACGATGCCGTCGTCAACAAGAGCGCGATCGCGCGCCTGGTAAGTTTCGACCTCTATCTCGACAACGTGTTCGTCTCCAACTACAAGGCCGACGGCGTCATCATCTCCACCCCGACCGGCTCGACCGCGTACGCGCTCGCGGCCGGCGGGCCCATTCTGATGCCTTCGGTGGACGCCGTGGTGATCGTGCCGGTCTGCCCGCACTCGCTGACCCATCGGCCCATCGTGGTCAAGGACACAGTCGAAATCGAGATCAGTGTGAAGAGCGCGGGCGAAGAGGCTTACCTCAGCATCGACGGACAGGTCGGCGTCCCCTTGTCGGACGATGACCGCATCCGGTGCCGGAAGTCCGAATACCACACCACTCTGCTGAGAATGCGTAAGACGTTTTTCGACGTGCTGCGGACCAAGCTGAAGCTCGGCATGCGGTGA
- the lysA gene encoding diaminopimelate decarboxylase: MSNRAAPEGRPPAFVYRRDVLHCDRAKLPELARKYGTPLYVYSAAAIRDRYRAFDRAFRGFPHTVCYSVKANSNLALLKMLAALGCGFDVVSGGELQRVLHAAKPAAKRVVFSGVGKTREEMDAALNAGILMFNVESESEMAVLAERAARLKTRAQVAFRVNPDVSAETHPYIATGLHKHKFGVPIDSAAKLYQQAGREKWLEVAGVSVHIGSQITRVEPFGAAMERVAELVRGLKRDGHRIRYVDAGGGLGIRYDAQELPGFADHSRAFAKAVTGPLRKLRVHLLLEPGRSIVGPAGALVVRVLYRKSNNGKLFVVVDGAMNDLIRPALYGAHHEIVPVVRTSLAERDIVDIVGPICETGDFFARDRELSPIEEGGLLAILDTGAYGMSITSNYNTRPRAAEVLVDGSRTRVIRKRETIADLLRDETR, from the coding sequence ATGAGCAACCGCGCCGCGCCCGAGGGGCGACCGCCCGCGTTCGTGTATCGCAGGGACGTGCTGCACTGCGACCGGGCGAAGCTGCCGGAATTGGCCCGGAAGTACGGAACGCCGCTGTATGTTTATTCCGCCGCTGCGATCCGCGACCGCTACCGGGCCTTTGACCGCGCGTTTCGCGGCTTTCCGCACACTGTCTGCTACTCCGTCAAGGCAAATTCCAACCTGGCGCTCCTGAAAATGCTGGCGGCGCTGGGTTGCGGTTTCGACGTGGTCTCCGGCGGGGAATTGCAGCGAGTGCTGCACGCCGCTAAACCCGCGGCTAAGCGCGTGGTGTTTTCCGGGGTGGGCAAGACACGGGAGGAGATGGATGCGGCGCTAAATGCGGGCATCCTGATGTTCAACGTGGAAAGCGAGAGCGAGATGGCGGTGCTGGCAGAACGCGCCGCACGCCTGAAAACCAGGGCTCAAGTCGCATTCCGCGTCAACCCGGATGTTTCAGCGGAGACCCATCCTTACATTGCTACCGGCTTGCACAAGCACAAGTTCGGCGTGCCCATCGACTCCGCGGCCAAGCTCTACCAGCAGGCGGGGAGGGAAAAGTGGCTGGAGGTGGCGGGGGTCAGCGTGCACATCGGATCGCAGATCACGCGCGTGGAGCCATTCGGGGCAGCTATGGAGCGGGTGGCGGAACTGGTGCGCGGGCTCAAGCGCGACGGACACCGGATTCGATACGTCGATGCCGGCGGCGGCCTCGGCATCCGCTATGACGCGCAGGAACTGCCCGGGTTCGCCGATCACTCCAGGGCTTTTGCCAAGGCAGTAACGGGTCCGCTGCGCAAGCTAAGGGTGCACCTGCTGCTCGAGCCGGGGCGATCGATTGTTGGCCCGGCGGGCGCGCTGGTCGTGCGGGTGCTCTACCGGAAGTCGAACAATGGCAAGCTTTTCGTGGTCGTGGACGGAGCCATGAACGACTTGATCCGGCCTGCGCTCTACGGTGCACACCACGAGATCGTGCCGGTGGTCAGGACCAGCTTGGCGGAGCGCGACATAGTGGACATCGTGGGGCCGATTTGCGAGACGGGAGATTTTTTTGCGCGCGACCGCGAGCTCTCGCCAATCGAAGAAGGCGGGTTGCTGGCAATTCTCGACACCGGTGCGTATGGAATGTCGATCACGTCGAATTACAACACGCGTCCGCGGGCGGCGGAAGTTCTGGTCGATGGCAGCAGGACGCGGGTGATCAGGAAACGGGAAACAATCGCGGACCTGTTGAGAGACGAAACCAGGTAG
- a CDS encoding TlyA family RNA methyltransferase, whose translation MKTRIDKLLVERGLVPSRERAQALILAGKVLANEQKIEKPGVAIEADATIRLLGDDLRYVSRGGLKLERALQHWQIDVRGRLCMDVGASTGGFTDCLLQHGAARVIAVDTGYGQIDLRLRKDSRVRLLEKTNARYLRGQDIAEPVEFAAMDVSFISATLVLPAVVKAAGESLAGIVVLVKPQFEAGKEMVGKGGIVRDAAAQQAAVAKVRNALHQLGWHNIEVIDSPILGTEGNHEFLLYAQR comes from the coding sequence GTGAAGACCCGCATTGACAAGCTGCTCGTCGAGCGTGGCCTGGTTCCTTCGCGAGAACGAGCGCAGGCGCTCATTCTTGCCGGCAAGGTGCTGGCCAACGAGCAGAAAATCGAAAAGCCGGGCGTCGCGATCGAGGCCGATGCCACGATTCGGTTACTCGGCGACGATCTGCGTTACGTCAGCCGCGGCGGCCTGAAGCTGGAACGCGCTCTGCAGCACTGGCAAATCGATGTCCGCGGGCGGCTCTGCATGGATGTGGGCGCCTCCACCGGCGGCTTCACCGACTGCCTGCTCCAGCACGGCGCGGCACGGGTGATTGCGGTGGACACCGGCTACGGTCAAATCGACCTGCGCCTCCGTAAGGACTCGCGCGTCCGCTTGCTGGAGAAGACCAACGCCCGCTACCTGCGTGGTCAGGACATCGCCGAACCGGTGGAGTTTGCCGCCATGGACGTTTCCTTCATCTCCGCGACCCTGGTGCTTCCTGCCGTGGTCAAGGCAGCCGGAGAAAGCCTGGCCGGCATCGTGGTTCTGGTAAAGCCGCAGTTTGAAGCGGGCAAAGAGATGGTTGGGAAGGGTGGCATCGTCCGCGATGCGGCGGCACAGCAAGCCGCCGTGGCGAAGGTCCGTAACGCCCTGCACCAGCTTGGATGGCATAACATCGAAGTGATTGACTCGCCCATTCTGGGCACGGAAGGCAATCACGAATTCTTGTTGTACGCGCAGCGCTAG
- a CDS encoding TerC family protein, translating into MNELGFWIAFNVFVVVMLVLDLAVFHRKPHAIRFREAAGFSVMWVVMAAAFAAFVFYWRGRATALQFVTGYVVEESLSVDNLFVFLLIFRYFRVPSHYQHKVLFWGILGALIMRGVFILAGVSLIQRFHWIIYVFGAFLVYTGLQLLRQGERDIHPEQNPVLKLFRRWVPVTPDYVGGRFTVRNPGLFATPLLVVLIVVETTDVLFAADSIPAVLAITRDPFIVYTSNVFAILGLRSLYFALAGMMEAFQFLHYGLSAILVFIGVKMLISSHYEIPTEYALLAVGAVLALSVISSLAIQPKKKPKH; encoded by the coding sequence ATGAACGAACTCGGCTTCTGGATCGCGTTCAACGTCTTCGTCGTGGTTATGCTGGTGCTGGACTTGGCGGTGTTTCACCGCAAGCCCCACGCCATACGTTTTCGCGAAGCGGCCGGGTTCAGCGTCATGTGGGTCGTGATGGCGGCCGCTTTTGCCGCGTTCGTCTTTTACTGGCGCGGGCGCGCCACCGCGCTCCAGTTCGTGACCGGATACGTGGTAGAGGAATCGCTGAGCGTCGATAACCTGTTCGTATTCCTGCTGATCTTCCGCTACTTCCGTGTCCCTTCGCATTACCAGCACAAGGTGCTGTTCTGGGGCATACTGGGCGCGCTGATCATGCGCGGCGTATTTATTCTTGCCGGCGTGAGCCTGATACAGCGCTTCCACTGGATCATTTACGTCTTCGGCGCATTCTTGGTTTACACCGGGCTGCAATTGCTCCGGCAAGGCGAGCGCGACATCCACCCGGAGCAGAACCCGGTGCTCAAGCTTTTCCGCCGCTGGGTGCCGGTGACGCCTGACTACGTCGGCGGACGCTTCACGGTGCGCAACCCGGGGCTGTTTGCGACCCCGCTGCTGGTGGTCCTGATCGTGGTGGAGACCACCGACGTGCTGTTTGCGGCCGACTCCATTCCCGCGGTGCTGGCGATTACCCGGGACCCATTCATCGTGTACACCTCGAACGTCTTCGCAATCCTGGGGCTAAGGTCGCTCTATTTCGCGCTGGCGGGGATGATGGAGGCGTTTCAGTTCCTGCACTACGGACTCTCGGCGATCCTGGTGTTCATTGGGGTGAAGATGCTGATTTCGAGTCACTACGAGATCCCGACCGAGTATGCGCTGCTGGCGGTAGGCGCGGTGCTGGCTTTGTCGGTGATAAGTTCCTTGGCAATTCAACCGAAAAAAAAGCCCAAGCACTAG
- a CDS encoding DUF2231 domain-containing protein — MRARAQIKSHPVHPFLVAFPIGLFITSFVFDVIGVLGGNSALWAAAWYCIIAGLCGGGLAAIPGAIDLFSVVPPNSSGRSRGYKHAVLNVVVIALFIAVAAHRAGPATAPDGLSLLLSAIGIVALAISGWLGGTLVYRNQIAVDHRYANAGKYREVELTRWDQPLCKADELAEGQLLLADITGTRVAVGRCSEGIVAFSDRCTHSGGPLSDGALIGCTVQCPWHGSQFNVHTGGVESGPAKDAIEIFDAEVRDGQIFVRPRRAQEKRAA; from the coding sequence ATGCGCGCGCGTGCACAAATCAAGTCGCATCCGGTCCATCCATTCCTGGTCGCATTTCCGATCGGGTTATTCATCACCAGCTTCGTCTTCGACGTCATCGGAGTTCTGGGTGGCAACTCGGCCCTGTGGGCGGCGGCATGGTATTGCATCATCGCCGGATTGTGCGGCGGCGGACTGGCGGCCATTCCGGGCGCGATCGATTTGTTTTCCGTGGTGCCTCCCAACTCCAGTGGGCGCAGCCGCGGTTACAAGCACGCGGTGCTGAACGTCGTGGTGATTGCGCTCTTCATTGCGGTCGCCGCGCACCGGGCCGGCCCCGCCACCGCACCGGATGGGCTGTCTCTGCTTCTTTCCGCCATCGGAATCGTTGCGCTTGCCATCTCCGGATGGCTGGGCGGCACTCTTGTCTATCGCAACCAGATCGCGGTGGATCACCGTTACGCGAATGCCGGCAAGTACCGCGAGGTGGAACTTACGCGGTGGGACCAGCCGCTATGCAAAGCCGACGAACTGGCGGAGGGGCAACTCCTACTGGCCGACATCACCGGAACCCGCGTCGCCGTCGGCCGCTGTTCCGAAGGCATCGTCGCTTTTTCCGACCGTTGCACCCACTCCGGCGGGCCGCTCTCTGACGGCGCGCTCATCGGATGCACGGTGCAGTGTCCCTGGCACGGGTCGCAGTTCAATGTCCATACCGGCGGGGTGGAGAGCGGTCCGGCGAAGGACGCCATCGAAATCTTCGATGCCGAGGTCCGCGACGGCCAGATCTTTGTCCGGCCGCGGCGGGCGCAGGAGAAACGCGCGGCGTAG